A single genomic interval of Penaeus chinensis breed Huanghai No. 1 chromosome 23, ASM1920278v2, whole genome shotgun sequence harbors:
- the LOC125037631 gene encoding sperm mitochondrial-associated cysteine-rich protein-like produces MLRLRIVVLLAACFVVVMASQKCTRYCQTPGQTDLCCDPPPPPRCPYPPPCIDFFDEKIPFCYSDHQCPPGQKCCTDACSQRKVCLPV; encoded by the exons ATG TTGCGCCTTCGCATTGTTGTCCTTCTCGCTGCCTGCTTCGTGGTAGTCATGGCGAGCCAGAAGTGCACCCGTTACTGCCAGACTCCTGGGCAGACTGACCTGTGCTGTG atcccccacctccccctcgctgcccctacccccctccgtGCATTGACTTCTTCGACGAAAAGATCCCC TTCTGCTACAGCGACCACCAGTGTCCACCGGGCCAGAAATGCTGCACAGACGCCTGTTCCCAAAGGAAAGTTTGTTTGCCCGTCTGA